Within Candidatus Methylomirabilota bacterium, the genomic segment ATCGACGAGGCCGAGGAGCGCGACCGCCTCGCGCGGGCGGTCGAGCTCCTGGCGGGCAAGGTTCCGGTGCCGATCTCCGCGGACACGGCGCGTCCGGCGCCCGCGTACGCTGCCCTCGAGGCCGGCGCGCGCGTCGTCAACGACGTCACCGGCCTCCGCGATCCCGCCGTCGCCGCGCTCGTCGCCAAGCACCACGCCGGCCTCATCCTCATGTGCTCACCGGATCCGGTCCGGGGGATCGGGGGGGCGCCCTCGACCACGCTAGCCGCAACGCGCGGCTTCGACACCTCGCGCGCTCGCCTCGGTCAACCCCCAGAAGCTACGGGTCTCGGGCACCCCCCCGCCCCCCGCACCGATCCGGTGGAGCGCGTGAAGTCACTGTTGGGAGAGGCGCTCGAGCGCGCGCGGGCGGCGGGGATCCCGGAGGAGCGGATCGTCCTCGATCCCGGCGTCGGCTTCTTCCGCGACGAGGCGATCGCGTGGGACGCGTGGGACGCGCGCGTCGTCGCCGGGCTCCCGGCGCTCCGCGCGCTCGGCCGGCCGCTCTGTGTCGGCGTCTCGCGCAAGTCGTTCCTCGGCGCCCTCACCGGTCGCGGGCGCACGGAGGACCGGCTCGCGGGCTCGCTCGCGGCGACCGCCGTCGCGGTGTGGGGCGGCGCCGCACTGATCCGCACCCACGACGTGGCGGAGACGCTCGACGCCGTGCGGGTCGCGGAGCGCCTGCGGGCCGCGCGCGGGCCCTATAATAGCGGCCAATGACACGTCTCTTCGGCACGGACGGCATCCGCGGCGTCGCGAACGAAGAGCCCCTGACGCCCGACCTCGCCTTCCGCGTCGGCCGGCAGCTCGTCGCCACGCTGCAGGCCGAGCACGCCGCCGAGCGCGCGCGGCTCGTCATCGGGCGCGACACGCGACGCTCGGGCCCCCTGCTCGAGTCCGCGCTGGTCGCCGGGCTCCTCTCCGCCGGCGCCGACTGCTACGCGGTCGGCGTCCTGCCGACGCCGGCGATCGCCTTCCTCACGCGCCGGCTCGAGGCCCACGGCGGCATCGTGCTGAGCGCCTCGCACAACCCCTTCGAGGACAACGGCATCAAGCTCTTTTCCTCCGATGGGTCCAAGTTCCCCGACGCGTGGGAGGACGAGATCGAGCGGCGGCTCGCCGGGGCGGACGCGGCGCCCCGGGCGCGCGGCGCCGGGATCGGCGAGCTGGTCGTCTACGACCGGGCGGAGAGCGACTACGCCGAGTTCCTGTGCGGGGCGTTTCCGCTCGACCTCGGCGGGCTCACGATCGCCCTCGACTGCGCCCATGGCGCGACCTACCGCGTCGCGCCGCGCGTGATGCGCCGGCTCGGCGCGCGCGTCGTAGCGCTCGGCGCGC encodes:
- a CDS encoding dihydropteroate synthase; the protein is MARASLAGLSLGDGFPVAVMGVLNVSPESFHAGSIHAPGAGLVAAALAMAEAGAALIDVGARSTAPYGETEIDEAEERDRLARAVELLAGKVPVPISADTARPAPAYAALEAGARVVNDVTGLRDPAVAALVAKHHAGLILMCSPDPVRGIGGAPSTTLAATRGFDTSRARLGQPPEATGLGHPPAPRTDPVERVKSLLGEALERARAAGIPEERIVLDPGVGFFRDEAIAWDAWDARVVAGLPALRALGRPLCVGVSRKSFLGALTGRGRTEDRLAGSLAATAVAVWGGAALIRTHDVAETLDAVRVAERLRAARGPYNSGQ